CAGTAGACCACAACCTGCTTCGCCAGGCTGCCGCTGTCCGGGCCGAACATCGGGTGCAGGCCCAGCACCGGGCCATTATGCGCGGCCAGCATCGCCTGCAGCGGACCATTTTTTACCGAGGCCAGGTCGACCAGAATACAGTCTTCCGGCAGCGGTGGCAGTCTGGCAATAATCTCTTCAGTAACGTGAATCGGTACGCTGACAATAACCATACCGGCATCGGCCACCATCGCTTCCGCCTGAGGCCAGTCCTCTTTTTCAAGGATGCGCACCTGATAGCCGGAAAGCGTCAGCATCTTCTCGAACAGACGCCCCATCTGCCCGCCGCCACCGACAATGACCACCGGGCGCAGCGTTGGACAGAGGGTTTTAAATCCCTTGTCGTTTTCGCTGGAGTACGACTCACGCATCACGCGGCGCAGCACATCTTCAATCAGATCCGGCGAGACGCCCAGCGCCTGGGCCTCTTTACGGCGTGAAGCCAGCATGGAGGCTTCACGCTCCGGCACGTAAATCGGCAAGCCGTATTTACTTTTGACTTCACCCACCTCGGCGACCAGCGCCATGCGGCGTGCCAGCAAATCCAGCAGCGCCTTGTCTACCTCGTCAATTTGATCGCGCAGGGCGGTCAATTCAGCAACCATAACTAACCTCTTAAGCCAGACGCGTCGCCAGCTGGCCGTTCAAATCTTTGTGGATCTCACGCAGCAGCGCATCGGTGGTTTCCCAGCTGATGCAGGCATCCGTCACGGATACCCCGTGCTGCATGGCGCTGCGTGGCTGCTCAGATGACTGATTGCCTTCATGGATGTTGCTTTCAATCATCAGGCCAATAATCGAACGGTTGCCATCTTTAATCTGCGCAACGACGGATTCCGCCACCGCAGGCTGACGACGGTAATCTTTATTGGAATTACCATGACTGCAATCTACCATCAGCGCCGGGCGCAGTCCTGCCTGTTCCATCTCTTTTTCACACTGAGCAACGTCTGCCGGGCTGTAGTTTGGTGCTTTACCGCCGCGCAGGATAACGTGCCCATCCGGGTTGCCCTGGGTCTGCAGCAGGCAAACCTGGCCTGCCTGGTTGATGCCGACAAAACGGTGCGGCATGGCAGCGGCGCGCATGGCATTAATGGCTGTCGCAAGGCTGCCGTCGGTACCGTTTTTGAAACCGACCGGCATAGAGAGGCCCGAGGCCATTTCACGGTGCGTCTGCGATTCAGTGGTACGCGCACCGATTGCTGACCAGCTGAACAGGTCGCCCAGGTACTGCGGGCTGTTTGGATCCAGCGCTTCTGTTGCCAGCGGCAGCCCCATGTTAACCAGCTCCACCAGAAGATTACGCGCAATCTTCAGACCGGCTTCCACATCAAACGAGCCATCCATGTGCGGATCGTTAATCAACCCTTTCCAGCCGACGGTGGTACGAGGTTTTTCAAAATAGACGCGCATGACCAGGTAGAGGCTATCGCTGACCTCCTCGGCCAGGGCTTTAAAACGATGCGCATATTCGATGGCGGCTTCTGGATCATGAATAGAGCACGGACCACATACCACCAGCAGACGCGGATCGCGCCCGGCAATAATGTCGGAAATGGTCTGGCGTGAGTGCGCGATTTGCGCCTCTTGCTCAACGCTCAGCGGGAATTCCGCCTTCAGTTGATCCGGAGTGATCAAAACATGTTCATCGGTAATGTGTACGTTATTCAGCGCGTCTTTTTGCATGATTGCGATCCTGGAAGCTCGTTTGCGATAGTTGTTTCCTCACTGAGGAAGCCCAACGATACCACAACAAGTAAAGATTTCAATCCAAAATCCGTAAATAATAATTTACAACATACAGTTTTAAGCAAAAAACATCCAATTAAACTGTAACGTAAAAATTACAGTCCGCATTTTTAACGCCAGGCTATGCTCAATGGAAAAAGGAGAATGTCTTATGCGCCTGATTGTTATCCCACTTCTGGGTCTGCTGCTAACCGCCTGTCAAATCGATCCTTACACTCATCAGCCGACATGGACGGGCACCGACTGGTATGATGCCGGTAAAGAAGATGCCATGAATGGCGTGGTCGCTAAATCGAGTGAGTCACTTGCCGCGAATTTTAATGACCCTAAGGTGGATCGCTCTGCCTATCTCAGCGGTTATAAAGAGGGGCGTGAGAAAATATGTCAGGAAAATTTCGTTTACGCCTGGGGATTAGCAGGGAAAATATTTCCTGCCAGCTGTGATACTGCGGATAACGCCACTCAACTTCGAACCGCCTGGCAGCAGGGAATGGATGAAGGAACAAAAGCCAGTCGCTTAAATTAATAACGCCCACACGCACTCTGTAAATAAAAACGTCAGATTTCACTTAAGTCTCTGAACAGAATTTCGGCGTAATGACTGCCCACGTAAAAAATGGTATTCTTGCACCGAAACTCAAGGGCAAATATTTCCAGAGTGGTATGGCGGATTCTGGTGGGTAACTTTCTTCTCATTTCCTGGTGCCGGGTAGCCCTGGTGCTGATGCTGTTATTATCCTGCGAACAGGCTATTGGCGGAACATTATCCAGAACGGATAAATCGGTACGCTCAATTGTCTCCGGGATCGTCAGTTATACCCGTTGGCCTGCCCTCTCTGGTCAGCCAACCCTGTGCATTTTTGCCTCTTCCAGCCACGTTGAGGCGCTCAGTGCTCAGGGTCCGGATGCACTGCCCTACATTCCCGTGATTATTCATAGCGATCAGGAAGCACTGGGAGCAGGTTGCAATGCGCTCTATTTTGGCAGTGAGTCTCCGACCGCCCAGCTTGAATTAAGCACCGCCTTCAATTCCAGTCCGTTGCTGTTAATTGCGGAGCAAAATTCGCAATGCGTTATTGGCAGTGCTTTTTGCCTGATATTTGATAATACACAAGTCAGATTTTCCGTAAATCTGGATGTGCTGTCGCGTAGCGGAGTCAGAGTCAATCCTGATGTGTTAATGCTTGCACGGAATACGAAGGATGAATAAGGAATTTACATTAGCGCCTCGTCTGACGTTCAAAAGGACCCTGAGGCGCATCAGTATAATTAGCGTCCTCATAACGATGACGCTGGTCTGGTTATTATTGTGCATTGCTTCAGTGATATCACTGAAACAGTACGCACAACGAAATCTTGAATTAACCAGCGCCACCGTGAGCCGCAGTCTGGAGGCGACGCTGGTGTTTAATGATACGACCGCCGCCAACGAAGCGCTGGCCACACTTGGCAAACAGGGGCAGTTTTCTTCTGCGGTACTGCTGGACCGCTACGATCATCCTTTTGCTACATGGTCGATGGGGCCGAACGATCGGGCCGATCCCCTCAGTAAACTGGTCAGCCGGTGGTTATTCCCTCAGCCCATCCGCCAGCGCGTCTGGCACAATAACCTGCCGATTGGTGAGTTACACCTTACCGCGCGTGACAGCCTGATCAGCCACTTCCTTTGGACTTCCCTGGCGGTGTTAACCGGCTGCATCCTGTTTGCGGCCATGGTGGCGTTAATCATCACCCGCACCCTGCATAACGGCGTTGTCACCGCCCTGCAAAACATAACCGAGGTGGTGCACGACGTCCGGTCAAACCGTAACTTCTCCCGCCGGGTATCCGAGGAGCGCATCGATGAATTTCATCGCTTCGGTCAGGACTTCAACAGTCTGCTGGATGAAATGGAGGAGTGGCAGTTAAAACTGCAGGCCAAAAATGCCCAACTGCTGCGCACCGCCATGCACGATCCGCTCACCGGTCTGGCGAATCGGGCGGCTTTCCGTACCAGCATCACGGCGCTGATGAATGACTCCTTAGCGCGGACCAATTCCGCCCTGCTCTTCCTGGATGGTGATGACTTTAAGCTGATTAACGATACCTGGGGGCACGCCGCCGGGGACTGTGTACTGATTGAAGTGGCCCGCCGCATGGTCGAGTTTAGCGGCGAGCGTCATCAGCCCTATCGTCTGGGCGGGGATGAATTTGCCATTATTCTGTATGGCATCCATTCGGAACACGAGGTCCTGCGCCTCTGCGCCGCGCTGACGCAACAGTTCAGCCCGTCTTATGACCTGCAAAACGGCCTCAGCACCAGAATGTCGCTCAGCATTGGCTTCGCGCTGAGCTGGGAGCATCACTCCGTTGAAACCTTACTGGATCAAGCTGACCGAAATATGTATCTGGTGAAGCATCAGCGTTCTAAAAACACTGCATAGAAGGGAACACATTATGTTAAGGCGATACGCCGCACCGCTGTTGATGGCATCAATGCTGCTGGCGGGATGCCAGGCGCCGCAGGGCAAATTTACCGCTGAACAGATTGCCGCCATGAAATCATACGGCTTTAACGAGACTAACGGCGACTGGTCGCTTGGCCTCTCTGCGAAGATCCTGTTTGGTAAAAACG
This DNA window, taken from Leclercia adecarboxylata, encodes the following:
- the aroF gene encoding 3-deoxy-7-phosphoheptulonate synthase AroF gives rise to the protein MQKDALNNVHITDEHVLITPDQLKAEFPLSVEQEAQIAHSRQTISDIIAGRDPRLLVVCGPCSIHDPEAAIEYAHRFKALAEEVSDSLYLVMRVYFEKPRTTVGWKGLINDPHMDGSFDVEAGLKIARNLLVELVNMGLPLATEALDPNSPQYLGDLFSWSAIGARTTESQTHREMASGLSMPVGFKNGTDGSLATAINAMRAAAMPHRFVGINQAGQVCLLQTQGNPDGHVILRGGKAPNYSPADVAQCEKEMEQAGLRPALMVDCSHGNSNKDYRRQPAVAESVVAQIKDGNRSIIGLMIESNIHEGNQSSEQPRSAMQHGVSVTDACISWETTDALLREIHKDLNGQLATRLA
- a CDS encoding YfiR family protein; the encoded protein is MLLLSCEQAIGGTLSRTDKSVRSIVSGIVSYTRWPALSGQPTLCIFASSSHVEALSAQGPDALPYIPVIIHSDQEALGAGCNALYFGSESPTAQLELSTAFNSSPLLLIAEQNSQCVIGSAFCLIFDNTQVRFSVNLDVLSRSGVRVNPDVLMLARNTKDE
- a CDS encoding DUF2799 domain-containing protein, which encodes MRLIVIPLLGLLLTACQIDPYTHQPTWTGTDWYDAGKEDAMNGVVAKSSESLAANFNDPKVDRSAYLSGYKEGREKICQENFVYAWGLAGKIFPASCDTADNATQLRTAWQQGMDEGTKASRLN
- the tyrA gene encoding bifunctional chorismate mutase/prephenate dehydrogenase; this encodes MVAELTALRDQIDEVDKALLDLLARRMALVAEVGEVKSKYGLPIYVPEREASMLASRRKEAQALGVSPDLIEDVLRRVMRESYSSENDKGFKTLCPTLRPVVIVGGGGQMGRLFEKMLTLSGYQVRILEKEDWPQAEAMVADAGMVIVSVPIHVTEEIIARLPPLPEDCILVDLASVKNGPLQAMLAAHNGPVLGLHPMFGPDSGSLAKQVVVYCDGRQPEAYQWFLEQIQVWGARLHRISAVEHDQNMAFIQALRHFATFAYGLHLAEENVQLEQLLSLSSPIYRLELAMVGRLFAQDPQLYADIIMSSGNNLALIKRYYQRFGEAITLLEQGDKQAFIDSFRKVEHWFGDYAQRFQSESRILLRQANDSRQ
- the dgcN gene encoding diguanylate cyclase DgcN, translated to MNKEFTLAPRLTFKRTLRRISIISVLITMTLVWLLLCIASVISLKQYAQRNLELTSATVSRSLEATLVFNDTTAANEALATLGKQGQFSSAVLLDRYDHPFATWSMGPNDRADPLSKLVSRWLFPQPIRQRVWHNNLPIGELHLTARDSLISHFLWTSLAVLTGCILFAAMVALIITRTLHNGVVTALQNITEVVHDVRSNRNFSRRVSEERIDEFHRFGQDFNSLLDEMEEWQLKLQAKNAQLLRTAMHDPLTGLANRAAFRTSITALMNDSLARTNSALLFLDGDDFKLINDTWGHAAGDCVLIEVARRMVEFSGERHQPYRLGGDEFAIILYGIHSEHEVLRLCAALTQQFSPSYDLQNGLSTRMSLSIGFALSWEHHSVETLLDQADRNMYLVKHQRSKNTA